Proteins from one Ahaetulla prasina isolate Xishuangbanna chromosome 2, ASM2864084v1, whole genome shotgun sequence genomic window:
- the TRIM41 gene encoding E3 ubiquitin-protein ligase TRIM41 isoform X1 encodes MASAVAAGGSGGPLNPVATLHEEAVCAICLDYFTDPVSIGCGHNFCRVCITQLWRSGEEEGADVGASGSEGDADDGGIDDLGPEEDGDYDDDNDLEDNDYLGDGDMGDEEEDDDDASRDEYDDEDDDVWDDDDREYWDQEIWDAAIGSDLFFDNYDEDEEVMDEEPEEMAEYTAPATPPTPQRQSFTCPQCRKTFPHRNFRPNLQLANMVQIIRQMHPQPQKPAITSADVVEMAAAGDSSGVPSTLAESHAPKALCEKHQEPLKLFCEADDEPICVVCRESRAHKHHSVMPLEEVVQEYKAKLQGHLDPLKKKLESVLKQKSSEEEKITDIKNKMKLDMKEFESDFERLHQFLVGEQAMLLHQLEDRYEILLASQSSNICHLEEQGAALSRLIAEAEDKSKQDGLQLLKDFKGTLVRCEKITFQDPEMVPVDTGKKYRNYFLIDVLMRKMEKVFSKAPQADLTLDPETAHPRLTLSSDCHSVRLGERWRDLPDNPKRFDSDYCVLALQGFSYGRHYWEVEVGGRRGWAVGAARESARRKEKSSSGSHQKREIWCVGTNGKKYQALTTTEQTSLCPAEKLRRFCVYLDYERGQLGFYNAENMAHIHTFNASFRERIFPFFRILSKGTRIKICN; translated from the exons ATGGCGTCAGCAGTAGCTGCGGGGGGCTCCGGCGGCCCTCTGAACCCCGTGGCCACCCTCCACGAGGAAGCCGTCTGTGCCATCTGCCTGGATTACTTCACTGACCCGGTGTCCATTGGCTGCGGCCACAACTTTTGCCGCGTGTGCATCACTCAGCTTTGGCGTTCGGGTGAAGAAGAAGGCGCCGATGTGGGAGCCTCTGGCTCGGAGGGGGATGCTGACGATGGGGGCATCGATGACCTGGGGCCCGAAGAAGACGGGGATTACGACGACGACAACGACCTGGAGGACAATGATTATTTAGGCGACGGAGATATGGGTGACGAggaggaagatgatgatgatgcatcCAGGGACGAGTACGATGATGAAGACGACGATGTCTGGGACGATGACGACAGAGAGTACTGGGACCAGGAGATATGGGATGCTGCTATCGGGAGTGATCTGTTTTTTGATAATTATGATGAGGATGAGGAAGTCATGGATGAAGAGCCAGAAGAAATGGCAGAATACACAGCCCCGGCGACTCCACCTACTCCGCAACGGCAGTCTTTCACTTGCCCTCAGTGCCGCAAAACTTTTCCTCATCGCAATTTCCGACCCAATCTTCAGCTGGCCAATATGGTGCAGATCATCCGAcagatgcatccacaaccacAGAAGCCTGCCATTACGTCAGCTGATGTGGTGGAGATGGCAGCAGCGGGGGATTCCTCAGGGGTACCATCTACTTTAGCCGAAAGTCATGCTCCAAAAGCCCTGTGTgagaaacaccaggagccacttAAGCTCTTTTGTGAGGCAGATGACGAGCCCATCTGTGTAGTGTGCAGAGAGTCACGAGCCCATAAACACCACAGTGTTATGCCACTAGAGGAGGTTGTGCAAGAATATAAG GCTAAACTCCAGGGTCACTTGGATCCATTGAAAAAGAAACTGGAGTCAGTTCTAAAGCAGAAGTCAAGTGAAGAGGAAAAGATAACAGATATCAAG AACAAGATGAAACTTGATATGAAAGAGTTTGAGTCAGACTTTGAGCGGCTGCATCAGTTCCTGGTTGGAGAGCAAGCTATGCTGCTTCACCAGTTGGAAGATCGCTATGAGATACTACTAGCCAGCCAGAGTAGCAACATCTGTCACCTGGAGGAGCAAGGTGCTGCCCTAAGCCGTCTTATTGCAGAAGCAGAAGACAAGAGCAAGCAAGATGGTCTGCAGCTGCTCAAG gATTTCAAAGGCACGTTAGTCAG GTGTGAGAAGATCACATTCCAAGATCCAGAGATGGTGCCAGTGGACACAGGAAAGAAATACCGGAACTACTTCCTTATAGATGTTTTAATGAGGAAGATGGAGAAGGTCTTTAGCAAAGCACCTCAAG CGGATTTGACTCTAGACCCTGAAACAGCTCATCCACGGCTCACACTTTCTTCAGACTGTCACAGCGTCCGACTTGGGGAACGTTGGCGGGATCTGCCGGATAATCCAAAACGCTTCGATTCCGATTACTGTGTATTGGCTTTGCAGGGCTTTTCGTACGGTCGCCActactgggaagtggaggtgggTGGCCGGCGAGGGTGGGCTGTAGGGGCAGCCCGCGAATCGGCCCGACGAAAAGAGAAGTCCAGCAGTGGTTCCCACCAGAAACGGGAGATCTGGTGTGTAGGAACCAATGGTAAGAAGTACCAGGCTTTGACTACCACCGAGCAGACGTCCCTCTGTCCAGCTGAGAAATTACGGCGCTTTTGTGTCTACCTGGACTACGAACGAGGCCAGCTAGGATTCTACAATGCTGAAAACATGGCTCATATTCACACCTTCAATGCTTCATTTCGCGAGCGCATCTTCCCCTTTTTCCGCATTCTTTCCAAGGGGACCCGCATAAAAATCTGCAATTGA
- the TRIM41 gene encoding E3 ubiquitin-protein ligase TRIM41 isoform X2 encodes MASAVAAGGSGGPLNPVATLHEEAVCAICLDYFTDPVSIGCGHNFCRVCITQLWRSGEEEGADVGASGSEGDADDGGIDDLGPEEDGDYDDDNDLEDNDYLGDGDMGDEEEDDDDASRDEYDDEDDDVWDDDDREYWDQEIWDAAIGSDLFFDNYDEDEEVMDEEPEEMAEYTAPATPPTPQRQSFTCPQCRKTFPHRNFRPNLQLANMVQIIRQMHPQPQKPAITSADVVEMAAAGDSSGVPSTLAESHAPKALCEKHQEPLKLFCEADDEPICVVCRESRAHKHHSVMPLEEVVQEYKAKLQGHLDPLKKKLESVLKQKSSEEEKITDIKNKMKLDMKEFESDFERLHQFLVGEQAMLLHQLEDRYEILLASQSSNICHLEEQGAALSRLIAEAEDKSKQDGLQLLKDFKGTLVRCEKITFQDPEMVPVDTGKKYRNYFLIDVLMRKMEKVFSKAPQESRTVPPPSESESAAEDELEQKLTASERASPLALEEETGEGQSQSSGFDSRP; translated from the exons ATGGCGTCAGCAGTAGCTGCGGGGGGCTCCGGCGGCCCTCTGAACCCCGTGGCCACCCTCCACGAGGAAGCCGTCTGTGCCATCTGCCTGGATTACTTCACTGACCCGGTGTCCATTGGCTGCGGCCACAACTTTTGCCGCGTGTGCATCACTCAGCTTTGGCGTTCGGGTGAAGAAGAAGGCGCCGATGTGGGAGCCTCTGGCTCGGAGGGGGATGCTGACGATGGGGGCATCGATGACCTGGGGCCCGAAGAAGACGGGGATTACGACGACGACAACGACCTGGAGGACAATGATTATTTAGGCGACGGAGATATGGGTGACGAggaggaagatgatgatgatgcatcCAGGGACGAGTACGATGATGAAGACGACGATGTCTGGGACGATGACGACAGAGAGTACTGGGACCAGGAGATATGGGATGCTGCTATCGGGAGTGATCTGTTTTTTGATAATTATGATGAGGATGAGGAAGTCATGGATGAAGAGCCAGAAGAAATGGCAGAATACACAGCCCCGGCGACTCCACCTACTCCGCAACGGCAGTCTTTCACTTGCCCTCAGTGCCGCAAAACTTTTCCTCATCGCAATTTCCGACCCAATCTTCAGCTGGCCAATATGGTGCAGATCATCCGAcagatgcatccacaaccacAGAAGCCTGCCATTACGTCAGCTGATGTGGTGGAGATGGCAGCAGCGGGGGATTCCTCAGGGGTACCATCTACTTTAGCCGAAAGTCATGCTCCAAAAGCCCTGTGTgagaaacaccaggagccacttAAGCTCTTTTGTGAGGCAGATGACGAGCCCATCTGTGTAGTGTGCAGAGAGTCACGAGCCCATAAACACCACAGTGTTATGCCACTAGAGGAGGTTGTGCAAGAATATAAG GCTAAACTCCAGGGTCACTTGGATCCATTGAAAAAGAAACTGGAGTCAGTTCTAAAGCAGAAGTCAAGTGAAGAGGAAAAGATAACAGATATCAAG AACAAGATGAAACTTGATATGAAAGAGTTTGAGTCAGACTTTGAGCGGCTGCATCAGTTCCTGGTTGGAGAGCAAGCTATGCTGCTTCACCAGTTGGAAGATCGCTATGAGATACTACTAGCCAGCCAGAGTAGCAACATCTGTCACCTGGAGGAGCAAGGTGCTGCCCTAAGCCGTCTTATTGCAGAAGCAGAAGACAAGAGCAAGCAAGATGGTCTGCAGCTGCTCAAG gATTTCAAAGGCACGTTAGTCAG GTGTGAGAAGATCACATTCCAAGATCCAGAGATGGTGCCAGTGGACACAGGAAAGAAATACCGGAACTACTTCCTTATAGATGTTTTAATGAGGAAGATGGAGAAGGTCTTTAGCAAAGCACCTCAAG AAAGCAGAACTGTCCCGCCCccgtcggagtctgaatctgcagcggaagatgagctggaacaaaaACTGACAGCGAGTGAGAGGGCATCTCCGTTGGCCTTggaggaggaaactggggaagggcagagtcagtccag CGGATTTGACTCTAGACCCTGA